A single window of Nitrospiria bacterium DNA harbors:
- a CDS encoding BolA family protein: MIAQDTLIAYVRTALPDAVVSVTDRTGTMDHFSLRVVSDHFKGKGLLDRHRLIYQALDEPMKDGRIHAVEIKALTPDETN; the protein is encoded by the coding sequence ATGATCGCTCAGGACACATTGATCGCCTATGTCCGGACCGCACTGCCCGATGCGGTGGTTTCGGTGACGGACCGGACCGGCACGATGGACCATTTCAGCCTCCGGGTCGTCTCCGACCATTTTAAAGGCAAGGGGCTTCTCGACCGCCATCGGCTGATCTATCAGGCCCTGGACGAACCCATGAAGGACGGGAGGATTCATGCCGTCGAGATCAAGGCGCTGACCCCCGATGAAACCAA